A genomic window from Bacteroidota bacterium includes:
- a CDS encoding cyclase family protein, with protein MIIEHRGKCFDLSKPVDISMPLHDGPQVNCYFAPPFSTSPVVMGDFIGDIQQGGLLNYKNVTLNPHGNGTHTECLSHIYDSPLTINQALKQFHFLAQLVTVTPQKEKSGDWVIGLPQLKDIPEPGVNALIIRTLPNDKSKITRNYNKTNPPYLDEKVAAYLNKQGIFHLLVDLPSLDREEDGGKLLAHKAFWGIPQKIRPSATITELIFVPDAIKDGLYLLNLQIAAFELDAAPSKPVIYPPL; from the coding sequence ATGATAATTGAACACAGAGGGAAATGTTTCGACCTGAGCAAACCGGTTGATATTTCGATGCCATTGCATGATGGACCTCAGGTTAACTGTTACTTTGCCCCGCCATTTAGCACCAGTCCGGTTGTTATGGGCGATTTTATTGGTGATATACAGCAGGGCGGCTTACTCAATTATAAAAATGTGACCCTGAATCCGCACGGAAACGGCACACATACAGAGTGTTTGAGCCATATTTATGATAGTCCGCTCACCATAAACCAGGCCCTCAAACAATTTCATTTTCTGGCTCAATTGGTAACAGTTACGCCTCAAAAAGAAAAATCGGGCGATTGGGTTATTGGATTACCACAATTAAAAGACATTCCTGAACCTGGAGTTAATGCCTTGATAATCAGGACTTTACCAAATGATAAAAGCAAAATCACCAGAAACTACAACAAAACCAATCCGCCCTACCTTGATGAGAAGGTGGCAGCCTATTTAAATAAACAGGGGATTTTTCATTTGTTGGTAGACCTCCCATCGCTTGATCGTGAAGAGGATGGCGGCAAACTTCTTGCCCACAAGGCGTTTTGGGGCATACCTCAAAAAATCAGGCCAAGTGCAACTATTACAGAACTGATTTTTGTGCCTGATGCCATAAAAGATGGTTTATATCTGCTCAACTTGCAAATTGCCGCATTTGAGTTAGATGCTGCGCCTTCCAAACCTGTTATTTATCCCCCTTTATAA
- the mtaB gene encoding tRNA (N(6)-L-threonylcarbamoyladenosine(37)-C(2))-methylthiotransferase MtaB, with amino-acid sequence MSTKSVALYTLGCKLNYSESSALGRQMQEAGFAIKGFHEAADVYVVNTCSVTEHADKKCRKIVKQALKISPDARVVIVGCYAQLKPEEIASIPGVDLVLGAAEKFNLVQHVAQLKTKKNNEPGKYVSGDINAVTGFNTAWSFGERTRTFLKVQDGCDYSCSFCTIPLARGSSRSNTIKNVLENVAQIAEKEVAEIVLTGVNLGDFGHLTGLENEETFYDLVQALDKTNGISRFRISSIEPNLLNEDIIQFVAQSEKFVPHFHIPLQSGSDKILKLMRRRYLRYLYANRVAVIKKLMPHCCIGVDVITGFPGETHEDFLDTFHFLNELDISYLHVFTYSERPNTFALSLTDVVPQKLREERTTQLRSLSEKKRRYFYNQFVSTTRNVLFEEETDGEWMFGFTDNYIRVKTHYDPLLVNEIVPVFLEQIAADGDMLGIPQTNNEEDNLTQHLMYNQH; translated from the coding sequence ATGTCCACAAAGTCAGTAGCACTTTATACTTTAGGTTGTAAACTCAATTATTCTGAATCGTCGGCTTTGGGCAGACAGATGCAGGAGGCCGGGTTTGCAATTAAGGGTTTTCATGAAGCTGCTGATGTGTATGTGGTAAATACGTGCTCTGTTACCGAACATGCAGATAAAAAATGCAGGAAAATTGTCAAACAGGCATTAAAAATTTCACCTGATGCAAGAGTAGTAATTGTCGGCTGTTATGCTCAATTAAAACCTGAAGAAATTGCATCCATTCCGGGTGTGGATTTAGTTTTGGGTGCTGCCGAAAAATTTAATCTTGTTCAACATGTCGCTCAACTGAAAACTAAAAAAAATAACGAACCGGGAAAGTATGTAAGTGGAGATATTAATGCCGTTACCGGATTTAATACAGCATGGTCTTTTGGTGAACGTACACGCACATTTTTAAAAGTGCAAGATGGTTGTGATTATTCTTGTTCATTTTGCACTATTCCATTAGCAAGAGGTTCAAGCAGAAGTAATACTATTAAAAATGTGCTTGAAAATGTTGCACAAATTGCAGAAAAAGAGGTTGCAGAAATTGTTTTAACAGGCGTAAATCTCGGCGATTTTGGACATCTTACCGGATTAGAAAATGAAGAAACGTTTTATGATTTGGTTCAGGCTTTAGATAAAACTAATGGTATATCACGTTTCCGTATATCTTCAATTGAACCTAATTTATTAAATGAAGATATTATTCAGTTTGTAGCACAATCAGAAAAATTTGTTCCACATTTTCATATTCCATTACAAAGTGGCAGCGATAAAATTTTAAAATTAATGCGCAGAAGGTATTTGCGTTATTTATACGCAAATCGGGTTGCTGTTATAAAAAAATTAATGCCACATTGTTGTATTGGGGTAGATGTTATTACCGGTTTCCCCGGAGAAACGCACGAAGATTTTTTAGATACTTTTCATTTTTTAAATGAATTAGATATTAGTTACTTACACGTATTTACTTATAGCGAACGGCCAAATACTTTTGCACTTTCATTAACAGATGTAGTGCCGCAAAAATTACGTGAAGAAAGAACAACACAATTGCGAAGTTTAAGTGAAAAAAAACGCCGTTACTTTTATAATCAATTTGTAAGCACCACGCGAAATGTTTTGTTTGAAGAAGAAACAGATGGCGAATGGATGTTTGGATTTACAGATAATTATATTCGTGTAAAAACACATTACGACCCTTTGCTGGTAAATGAAATTGTTCCGGTTTTTCTTGAGCAGATTGCTGCTGACGGTGATATGCTGGGAATACCACAAACAAACAATGAAGAAGATAATTTAACACAACATTTAATGTATAATCAACATTAA
- a CDS encoding prolipoprotein diacylglyceryl transferase, with the protein MILLRSYATIAELLNDILGTHMRFPVFSFGFFVGMAFLAAGYVLYKELIRKEKAGLLKPTKEKNIVGKPASPAEIILNAFFGFLIGFKLGGMILNWDAFNDSPQTFVFSKEGNAVFGLIGAIILGYLKYREKKSQQLPQPKEESIDVYPHQRLGDIVMMAAIFGILGAKIFSNFEEPNGWKDFLSDPFGNFFNGLTIYGGLLLGALAVILYAKRKKIHVLHLGDAVAPALILAYAVGRLGCQVSGDGDWGILNSAYISQPDGSVTLAQPGEFEKVLELNAAYYEREFDSLPNVHSKHVVAPSFLPRSLFAQNYAHNVNGEGSYISGCQDDWCGQLPVAVFPTPIYEIMMSLIIFAILWMMRKKFKVPGMLLALYVVFAGIERYFIEKIRVNNVLEFMGIHATQATFISIIFISFGLGMMFVLWRMSKRTPTV; encoded by the coding sequence ATGATATTACTGCGCTCGTATGCTACAATTGCCGAACTGTTGAACGATATTCTTGGTACACATATGCGGTTTCCGGTTTTTAGTTTTGGATTTTTTGTGGGTATGGCATTTTTGGCAGCAGGATATGTTTTGTATAAAGAATTAATCAGAAAAGAAAAAGCTGGGTTATTAAAACCAACTAAAGAAAAAAATATTGTCGGCAAACCGGCATCTCCCGCAGAAATTATTTTAAATGCCTTTTTTGGATTTTTAATCGGATTTAAACTTGGCGGAATGATTTTAAATTGGGATGCATTTAATGACAGTCCGCAAACATTTGTTTTTTCAAAAGAAGGAAATGCTGTATTTGGTTTAATTGGAGCAATTATTTTAGGATATTTAAAATACCGTGAAAAAAAATCACAACAATTACCACAACCTAAGGAAGAATCGATAGATGTTTATCCGCATCAGCGCTTAGGTGATATTGTTATGATGGCTGCCATTTTTGGAATACTTGGTGCTAAAATATTTTCGAATTTTGAAGAACCAAACGGATGGAAAGATTTTTTATCGGACCCATTCGGCAATTTTTTTAATGGGTTAACAATTTATGGCGGATTATTATTAGGTGCACTTGCAGTAATTCTTTACGCCAAAAGAAAAAAAATTCATGTTTTACATTTAGGTGATGCTGTTGCTCCGGCATTAATTCTTGCCTATGCCGTTGGCCGACTTGGATGTCAGGTTTCGGGAGATGGAGACTGGGGAATTTTAAACAGTGCATATATTTCGCAACCTGATGGCAGTGTTACATTAGCACAACCCGGTGAATTTGAAAAAGTATTGGAATTAAATGCAGCTTATTACGAAAGAGAATTTGATTCATTGCCGAATGTACATTCGAAACATGTAGTAGCGCCATCATTTTTACCAAGGTCGTTATTTGCTCAAAATTATGCGCATAACGTAAATGGGGAAGGCAGTTATATTTCAGGATGTCAGGATGACTGGTGCGGGCAGTTACCGGTAGCAGTTTTTCCAACACCTATTTATGAAATTATGATGTCACTCATCATTTTCGCCATACTATGGATGATGCGCAAAAAATTTAAGGTTCCCGGAATGCTACTGGCATTATATGTTGTTTTTGCAGGTATTGAAAGATACTTCATCGAAAAAATCCGCGTAAACAATGTTTTAGAATTTATGGGCATTCATGCAACACAGGCTACCTTCATATCAATAATTTTTATTAGCTTCGGGCTTGGAATGATGTTCGTATTGTGGAGAATGTCAAAACGCACACCAACAGTTTGA
- a CDS encoding gliding motility-associated C-terminal domain-containing protein gives MKPILRNLLLAASTTTFIFFTTNAHAQLETDASATPEELAASLVGEGVTISGVTMDCPNGASGFFDCVDCNVGIANGILLTSGDVDLANGPNNSGSAGVGYGAPGDADLNDIPGVLGTNDACVLEFDITVTSDTVRFNYVFASEEYIEYVNLINDVFAFYISGPGIAGTENMALIPGTATAVSINNVNHLVNTEYFVGNGTGGDAPYNTDDFYLQYDGFTTVLEAKRSVTPCETYHLKIAIADDADDVFDSGVFIEAGSLSSPGVNLTYETEIDGYPYLIEGCNEGTLTFELSFAPVDTFEVNIFTEGTALLGPDFTMTTTITFYPGDTLIIIPIIPIEDGLDEGVETIIITLDAGCITGIDESLTLYVYDAIPLTISSDTLICPGTEATLVAGGADTYSWSPETGLSDPNAAVTQANPTEPTVYTVTGTLASCVNTAETFVDIQGPTADAGLDTTIILGETAFLEASGGVEYTWTPAATLSDANIYNPTASPDFTTVYTVTVTTAIGCEFIDEVTVFVSNDAIVGVPNAFSPNGDANNEGFTIVVRGQLATYNLQIFNRWGQQVFESNNFENSWNGEFEGEEQPIGSYVYYLSYKDLNGQSFTQQGNLTLVR, from the coding sequence ATGAAGCCAATTTTACGCAATTTACTCCTTGCTGCGTCTACTACTACGTTTATATTCTTTACAACCAATGCCCATGCCCAGTTAGAAACGGATGCTTCGGCTACGCCTGAAGAACTCGCTGCGTCATTAGTTGGAGAAGGTGTTACAATTTCCGGTGTCACAATGGATTGCCCAAACGGGGCATCAGGTTTTTTTGATTGTGTTGATTGCAACGTAGGTATTGCAAATGGAATTTTATTAACCTCAGGTGATGTAGATTTAGCTAATGGCCCAAATAACTCCGGTAGTGCCGGTGTTGGATATGGAGCTCCCGGCGACGCCGATTTGAACGATATTCCAGGCGTTCTTGGAACAAACGATGCATGTGTATTAGAATTCGACATAACCGTGACTTCAGACACTGTGCGGTTTAATTATGTTTTTGCTTCCGAAGAATACATAGAGTATGTTAATCTTATTAATGATGTGTTTGCCTTTTATATCAGCGGTCCTGGTATAGCAGGCACCGAAAATATGGCATTGATTCCCGGAACTGCTACAGCAGTTTCTATTAATAATGTTAATCACTTAGTAAATACCGAATATTTTGTTGGTAATGGAACAGGAGGTGATGCACCCTACAACACAGATGATTTTTACTTACAATATGATGGTTTTACAACTGTTTTAGAAGCCAAAAGAAGTGTTACTCCATGCGAAACGTACCATTTGAAAATAGCTATCGCAGATGATGCGGATGATGTTTTCGATTCTGGCGTTTTTATAGAAGCAGGTTCGTTATCGAGCCCGGGTGTGAATTTGACCTATGAAACAGAAATTGACGGATATCCTTATTTAATAGAAGGTTGTAATGAGGGAACACTAACATTTGAACTGTCTTTTGCCCCGGTTGACACTTTTGAGGTTAATATTTTTACTGAAGGCACTGCATTGTTGGGGCCTGACTTTACAATGACCACTACCATAACATTTTATCCCGGCGATACTTTAATTATCATTCCAATTATACCAATTGAAGATGGACTCGATGAAGGGGTTGAAACGATAATAATAACTCTTGACGCCGGATGTATAACCGGTATCGATGAAAGTTTAACACTTTATGTTTACGATGCAATTCCGCTCACAATATCATCTGATACCCTAATTTGTCCGGGTACCGAAGCCACTTTGGTAGCCGGCGGCGCTGATACTTATAGTTGGTCTCCGGAAACTGGATTAAGTGACCCAAATGCTGCCGTAACCCAAGCTAACCCTACGGAGCCAACGGTTTACACGGTTACAGGAACATTAGCCTCTTGCGTAAATACCGCTGAAACATTTGTAGATATACAAGGCCCTACGGCTGATGCCGGATTAGATACCACGATTATTTTGGGTGAAACAGCATTTTTAGAAGCTTCAGGAGGTGTTGAATATACCTGGACACCGGCGGCGACACTTTCGGATGCCAATATTTACAATCCTACAGCCTCTCCTGATTTTACAACGGTATATACAGTAACAGTTACAACGGCAATCGGATGTGAATTTATAGATGAAGTAACCGTTTTTGTGAGTAACGATGCCATAGTTGGTGTGCCGAATGCGTTTTCACCAAACGGAGATGCCAATAACGAAGGATTTACCATAGTTGTAAGAGGCCAGTTGGCTACTTACAACCTGCAAATATTTAACAGATGGGGTCAGCAGGTTTTTGAATCCAACAACTTTGAAAACTCCTGGAACGGAGAGTTTGAAGGAGAGGAGCAGCCTATCGGCTCTTATGTTTATTACTTAAGCTATAAAGATTTGAACGGTCAGTCGTTTACCCAACAAGGCAATTTAACCCTGGTTAGATAA
- a CDS encoding PorP/SprF family type IX secretion system membrane protein — MMKIYKITFLAAFMAVGVLRAQDIHFSQYNAAPLALNPALTGVNSCDWRAGLSYRNQWASVTTPYVTYEAFFDAPVVKNIGGASKLTAGLLLFNDVSGDGNLSNLSIMASSAFVLGLGGRSNHNLSIGLQGGFMQKSLEFDQLKWPNQWDGDEFSSTFNSNPEPNWTGDNIGRFNMSAGLAYHNEVSKSFNITGGFAAYNLISPKESFFADEENKLGMRMVGHLKAGITFGGQFGVIPSVLYQAQSGAKEIVVGSDFGYYLNNANFPATFFLGAAYRLDDAVIASVGMDYKNFRFGASYDINTSTLKEASAGKGGFELSLVYTGCILPVIPTHYVMPCPRY, encoded by the coding sequence ATGATGAAGATTTACAAAATCACGTTTTTAGCAGCTTTCATGGCTGTGGGTGTGCTCCGGGCGCAGGACATTCACTTCTCGCAGTACAATGCGGCTCCTTTAGCATTGAACCCTGCATTAACCGGCGTAAACTCCTGTGATTGGAGAGCAGGATTAAGCTATCGTAACCAGTGGGCAAGTGTTACTACTCCTTATGTAACATATGAAGCATTTTTTGATGCTCCGGTGGTTAAAAATATAGGTGGTGCCAGCAAGCTGACTGCCGGTTTATTATTATTTAACGATGTATCGGGTGACGGTAACCTCAGCAATCTTTCTATAATGGCTTCCTCGGCTTTTGTATTAGGATTGGGTGGACGCTCTAACCATAACTTATCAATAGGTTTACAAGGTGGATTCATGCAAAAATCACTGGAATTTGACCAGTTGAAATGGCCAAACCAATGGGATGGTGATGAATTCAGCAGCACTTTTAACTCTAACCCTGAACCAAACTGGACCGGTGATAATATCGGCCGTTTTAACATGAGTGCAGGTTTAGCTTACCACAATGAAGTTTCAAAAAGCTTCAACATAACAGGTGGTTTTGCAGCTTATAACCTGATTTCTCCAAAAGAATCGTTTTTTGCTGATGAAGAAAATAAACTCGGAATGCGCATGGTTGGTCACTTAAAAGCAGGTATTACTTTTGGTGGACAGTTTGGTGTTATTCCTTCAGTTTTATATCAGGCACAGTCTGGTGCTAAAGAAATTGTTGTAGGATCAGATTTTGGTTATTATCTGAATAATGCAAATTTCCCTGCTACATTTTTCCTTGGAGCAGCGTATCGTTTAGATGATGCAGTAATTGCATCTGTTGGTATGGATTATAAAAACTTCCGTTTTGGTGCAAGTTATGATATCAATACTTCAACCTTAAAAGAAGCAAGCGCAGGCAAAGGTGGTTTCGAATTGTCGTTAGTATATACCGGATGTATTTTACCGGTTATTCCAACGCATTATGTAATGCCTTGTCCTCGTTATTAA
- a CDS encoding OmpA family protein: MKKLFAILTFVLFAGALQAQTPDPEVDKMNYTRKMMYGDALMSAGSYYNAQDVYKMAYDDDATQEAAYKLARAYYLARNYKEAEKWYKTSMEAGKSKDEYPESGFYYAMSLKYNGKYAEAKEAFKAVGKNSKLKGPVGTALKRQAKNEDKGCDLAIELGKKPADVNVEHLGSKVNNNYTDFSPKYNPDNNLTYASLVSENVIEMGTTQKTELRARIFESAADGDSWAQAKEMSAPFNKGNAHTGNGAYSPDGKRFYYTECNPNDSLVMVCKIFVSEWEAGEWQNGKEVTQVNEPDITSTHPAVGTFKGKEYLYFSSNRTGGRGGMDIWYSEIQNKGKNYTNPINCGTKINTTGDEITPFYNEEQQMFYFSSNGQINIGGFDIYKSKGGLKSFDAPQNLGLPFNSSVDDFYFSTDKSGKKGFFVSNRKGGFSVKSETCCDDIYAYKYPPEFVIMARAIDQNTNQPIYGASIDLMRSGAKMDSSVTKTANTYEDFFLGTAQDKFELTAYKDKYKNGKATTSTVGLKENDTLFVDIVLEPIIEMKPIEVKNIYYTLGSWDLRPESFVALDSIYNILQLSPQLKVEIGSHTDSRDTEDRNKVLSQHRADTVVSYLISKGIAAERLVAVGYGESTPRTLSSDIKLPSGNTVPNGTVLVESFIQKYKGEDFEYLHQLNRRTEFTIIGVIPNAIIKYDEATIEANEARKREEEAKREKQLQDLQQVDETDTPDAGEVKTNTNTNTGTKNTKNTGTKTTTTTPAAGALDATLTKKGNMYEGNASVNGKVQTKYILNLSPQIVVAMVSKDYFIKLWEAGAITDADFKNEKPTDLGNGTTVKGDVFVIKTLQLGDITLTNVDCKLSLTSTQNLVVGAKVVEKGGCTFEADKAKFKCK, from the coding sequence ATGAAAAAATTATTCGCAATACTCACTTTCGTTTTGTTTGCAGGAGCACTGCAGGCGCAAACACCAGATCCGGAAGTTGATAAAATGAATTACACGCGCAAAATGATGTACGGCGATGCATTAATGTCTGCCGGAAGTTATTACAATGCGCAAGATGTATACAAAATGGCATATGATGATGATGCTACACAAGAAGCTGCATATAAATTAGCGCGTGCTTATTATTTAGCACGTAATTATAAAGAAGCTGAAAAATGGTATAAAACTTCAATGGAAGCAGGTAAATCAAAAGATGAATATCCTGAATCAGGTTTTTATTATGCCATGAGTTTGAAATATAACGGTAAATATGCCGAAGCAAAAGAAGCCTTTAAAGCAGTTGGAAAAAACAGCAAATTAAAAGGCCCTGTAGGAACTGCATTAAAACGCCAGGCAAAAAACGAAGACAAAGGTTGTGATTTAGCAATCGAGTTAGGTAAAAAACCTGCTGACGTAAATGTTGAACACCTTGGATCAAAAGTAAATAATAACTATACTGACTTCTCACCAAAATACAATCCTGATAACAACTTAACGTATGCTTCGCTGGTATCGGAAAATGTAATTGAAATGGGAACAACTCAAAAAACTGAGTTGCGTGCACGCATTTTCGAATCTGCAGCAGATGGTGATTCTTGGGCACAGGCAAAAGAAATGTCAGCGCCATTTAACAAAGGAAATGCACATACCGGAAACGGTGCTTATTCACCTGATGGAAAACGTTTTTATTACACAGAATGTAACCCGAACGATTCACTCGTAATGGTTTGTAAAATATTTGTGAGCGAATGGGAAGCCGGTGAATGGCAAAATGGTAAAGAAGTAACTCAGGTAAACGAACCGGACATTACTTCTACGCATCCTGCAGTTGGTACTTTTAAAGGAAAAGAATATCTCTATTTTTCTTCTAACCGCACAGGTGGCCGTGGTGGTATGGATATTTGGTATTCTGAAATTCAGAACAAAGGAAAAAATTACACCAACCCAATTAACTGTGGAACAAAAATTAATACAACAGGTGATGAAATAACTCCTTTTTATAATGAAGAACAACAAATGTTTTATTTCAGCTCAAACGGGCAAATTAACATTGGTGGATTCGATATTTATAAATCAAAAGGCGGATTAAAATCATTTGATGCTCCGCAAAATCTTGGTTTACCTTTTAACAGTTCAGTAGATGATTTTTATTTCTCTACAGATAAATCAGGTAAAAAAGGATTCTTCGTTTCAAACCGTAAAGGTGGTTTCTCTGTAAAAAGTGAAACTTGTTGTGATGATATTTATGCGTATAAATATCCACCGGAATTTGTAATCATGGCAAGAGCTATTGATCAAAATACCAATCAGCCTATTTATGGTGCATCTATCGACTTAATGCGTTCAGGTGCTAAAATGGACTCTTCCGTTACTAAAACAGCAAATACCTACGAAGATTTCTTCTTAGGAACTGCTCAGGATAAATTTGAATTAACTGCTTATAAAGACAAGTACAAAAACGGTAAAGCAACTACTTCTACTGTTGGTCTGAAAGAAAATGATACTTTATTTGTTGATATCGTATTAGAGCCTATTATCGAAATGAAACCAATTGAGGTAAAAAACATTTACTATACATTGGGTAGCTGGGATTTACGTCCTGAATCATTTGTAGCGCTTGACTCTATTTATAATATCCTGCAGCTAAGTCCGCAATTAAAAGTTGAAATTGGTTCACATACCGATAGCCGTGATACTGAAGATAGAAATAAAGTCCTTTCTCAGCATCGTGCTGATACCGTTGTGAGTTATTTAATTTCAAAAGGTATTGCTGCTGAACGATTGGTTGCAGTTGGTTATGGCGAGTCAACTCCTAGAACATTATCATCTGATATTAAATTGCCGAGTGGTAATACCGTTCCAAACGGAACAGTATTAGTTGAATCATTTATTCAAAAATATAAAGGTGAAGATTTTGAATATCTGCACCAGTTAAATCGTAGAACTGAATTTACTATTATCGGTGTAATTCCAAATGCGATTATTAAATATGATGAAGCTACCATTGAAGCAAATGAAGCACGTAAACGTGAAGAAGAAGCGAAACGTGAAAAACAATTGCAAGATTTACAACAGGTAGATGAAACTGATACTCCTGATGCCGGTGAAGTTAAAACAAACACCAATACCAACACAGGAACTAAAAACACAAAAAATACCGGAACTAAAACTACCACAACAACTCCTGCAGCAGGCGCTTTAGATGCTACACTTACTAAAAAAGGTAACATGTATGAAGGTAATGCATCAGTAAATGGTAAAGTTCAAACTAAATACATCCTTAACTTAAGCCCGCAAATTGTTGTGGCAATGGTTAGCAAAGATTATTTCATTAAATTATGGGAAGCAGGTGCAATTACTGATGCTGACTTTAAAAATGAGAAACCAACAGATCTTGGAAACGGAACTACAGTTAAAGGTGATGTATTCGTAATTAAAACATTACAATTGGGAGATATCACTTTAACAAATGTTGATTGTAAATTAAGCCTTACCAGCACTCAAAACCTCGTTGTAGGTGCTAAAGTGGTTGAAAAAGGTGGATGTACTTTCGAAGCTGATAAAGCGAAATTTAAATGTAAATAA
- a CDS encoding DUF423 domain-containing protein: MNQKKIIGIAALLGGLSVALGAFGAHGLESMVEAGKMQADDIRIFETGVRYQFYHTFALLAVGLGYHLLNPKLAKYAIALFLTGMIIFSGSLYLLTLSEPLLGTRLSWLGAITPLGGLSLIAGWIVLFRATNK, translated from the coding sequence ATGAATCAAAAAAAGATAATTGGCATTGCAGCGCTGCTAGGCGGCCTGAGTGTTGCTTTAGGTGCTTTTGGTGCTCATGGCCTTGAAAGTATGGTTGAAGCCGGCAAAATGCAGGCTGATGATATCAGGATTTTCGAAACCGGAGTGCGCTATCAGTTTTATCACACTTTTGCATTGTTGGCGGTTGGATTAGGCTACCATCTGTTAAATCCGAAGTTAGCCAAATACGCAATTGCCCTGTTTTTAACCGGGATGATTATTTTTAGCGGAAGTTTATATCTCCTCACCCTTTCTGAACCATTATTGGGAACAAGATTAAGCTGGCTCGGTGCTATTACACCGCTTGGCGGATTATCCCTCATCGCTGGTTGGATCGTTTTATTTCGTGCAACTAATAAATAA
- a CDS encoding phosphoribosylaminoimidazolesuccinocarboxamide synthase — MSIQTTEFNLPGATAVYHGKVRDVYTIKDEILVMVASDRISAFDVILPRPIPFKGQVLNQIAAYFLDATKDIAPNWLISTPDPRVAIGYKCEPVKVEMVIRGYMSGHAAREYKSGKRTICGVAMPEGMKENDRFPEPIITPTTKAAAGHDEDISREEILRTGLVSESDYMVMEDYTRKLFARGTEMAAKQGLILVDTKYEFGLLDGKVVLMDEIHTPDSSRYFILDGYQERQAAGAHQKQLSKEFVREWLIENGFMGKEGQTVPAMSDEWIKTISDRYIELYEHVTGKRFVPVLNSLSEIEKNILLGLSSL; from the coding sequence ATGTCGATTCAAACCACAGAATTTAACTTACCGGGCGCAACAGCAGTTTATCATGGTAAGGTGCGTGATGTTTACACAATTAAAGATGAAATTCTTGTAATGGTTGCCAGCGACCGAATTTCGGCCTTTGATGTAATCTTACCCCGGCCGATTCCTTTTAAAGGGCAGGTGTTAAATCAAATCGCAGCGTATTTTCTGGATGCTACAAAAGATATTGCTCCAAATTGGCTGATTTCAACACCTGATCCGCGTGTTGCAATTGGATATAAATGTGAACCCGTTAAAGTTGAAATGGTAATTCGCGGATATATGAGTGGGCATGCTGCAAGAGAATACAAAAGTGGTAAAAGAACAATTTGTGGTGTTGCAATGCCGGAAGGTATGAAGGAAAATGATCGTTTTCCGGAACCGATAATTACACCAACAACAAAAGCAGCAGCGGGGCATGATGAAGATATTTCACGTGAAGAAATTTTACGCACCGGTTTGGTTAGTGAATCTGATTACATGGTGATGGAAGATTACACGCGAAAATTATTTGCGCGCGGTACGGAAATGGCTGCGAAACAAGGATTAATTTTAGTTGATACAAAATATGAATTTGGTTTATTAGATGGTAAAGTTGTTTTGATGGATGAAATCCATACTCCGGATTCATCACGTTATTTTATTCTCGATGGATATCAGGAACGTCAGGCAGCGGGCGCGCATCAAAAACAATTATCCAAAGAATTTGTCCGTGAGTGGCTGATAGAAAATGGATTTATGGGTAAAGAAGGACAAACCGTACCTGCAATGAGTGATGAATGGATAAAAACTATTTCAGACCGATATATTGAATTATATGAGCACGTTACAGGTAAAAGATTTGTTCCTGTTTTAAACAGTTTAAGCGAAATAGAAAAAAATATATTACTTGGCTTAAGTAGTTTATAA